A stretch of Polypterus senegalus isolate Bchr_013 chromosome 3, ASM1683550v1, whole genome shotgun sequence DNA encodes these proteins:
- the LOC120526906 gene encoding olfactory receptor class A-like protein 1: MDNGPAVKAAGFLTLIIISIPANLAVVGAFLYSFLTEGKPMTTDIILCHLAFVNLMVAFVRSIPQTLTALGYQNLFDDIGCKMSIFSFRIFRGLSISLTCLLSTYQAVLLAPMSSKFSILKYKIPQYLLQIFLCFYMFSSATSVHPILYAVSKLVNNTIPPYTFNLDYCFVKYSDYSSYVGIGLSNFLKDLVFIILMTITSVYILVLLYLHSKRVKNIRSSDRGQSSRAETKASRAVVTLVILYVVFFGVDNVIWLYSITILRVPQVLTDVRVFFSSLFTSVCPIVIAITNPKVKSKMKMVKVKTMNKVSTT, from the coding sequence ATGGATAATGGACCCGCTGTCAAAGCTGCTGGCTTCCTTACCTTGATAATCATCAGCATTCCTGCCAACCTGGCTGTTGTTGGAGCCTTCCTGTACAGCTTCCTGACTGAGGGGAAGCCCATGACGACTGACATCATCCTGTGCCACTTGGCCTTTGTTAATCTGATGGTGGCCTTTGTGCGCAGCATCCCACAGACTCTCACTGCCCTTGGTTACCAGAATCTTTTTGATGACATCGGTTGCAAGATGAGTATCTTCAGTTTCCGCATCTTTCGGGGTCTCTCCATCAGTCTGACCTGTCTGCTCAGCACATACCAAGCAGTCCTCCTGGCACCCATGTCCTCCAAGTTCTCCATATTGAAATACAAAATCCCACAATACCTTCTGCAAATTTTCCTTTGCTTCTACATGTTTTCATCTGCAACGAGTGTGCACCCCATCCTGTACGCAGTGTCAAAATTGGTCAACAACACCATCCCTCCATATACGTTTAACTTAGATTACTGCTTTGTGAAGTACTCTGATTATTCCTCCTATGTTGGCATAGGCTTGTCCAACTTCCTCAAAGATCTTGTGTTTATAATCTTGATGACCATAACAAGTGTTTACATCCTCGTCCTTCTCTACTTGCACAGCAAAAGAGTGAAAAACATCCGCAGCTCAGATCGGGGTCAGAGCTCCAGAGCTGAGACCAAAGCTTCACGAGCTGTCGTCACCTTGGTTATCCtctatgttgttttttttggcGTGGACAATGTCATTTGGCTATACTCAATTACTATCCTGAGGGTGCCACAGGTCCTTACCGATGTCCGTGTCTTCTTCTCCTCCCTTTTCACTTCAGTGTGCCCAATTGTGATTGCCATTACCAATCCAAAGGTCAAATCCAAGATGAAAA